One stretch of Lacrimispora sphenoides DNA includes these proteins:
- a CDS encoding type II toxin-antitoxin system HicA family toxin, with protein MKSYSSREVIAMLEVDGWYEVGVTGSHHQYKHPIKKGRTTVKHPDKDIPLPTLKSIERQSGLKFK; from the coding sequence ATGAAGAGTTATTCATCACGGGAAGTCATTGCAATGCTTGAAGTTGATGGATGGTATGAGGTAGGAGTAACTGGAAGTCATCACCAATACAAACATCCGATTAAGAAGGGGCGTACAACCGTAAAACATCCTGACAAAGATATTCCGCTCCCAACGCTAAAAAGTATTGAAAGACAGTCAGGGTTAAAATTCAAATAG
- a CDS encoding single-stranded DNA-binding protein, producing MNRVILMGRLTRDPEVRYSQGERIMAVARYTLAVDRRVRRNQDGNEQTADFINCVAFDKGGEFAEKYFRQGMRVLISGRIQTGSYTNKDGNKVYTTDIIVDEQEFTDSKNASSDNSRPEPTNVVGGSVMNIPDGVGDPDLPFI from the coding sequence ATGAATCGTGTAATTTTAATGGGGAGATTAACCCGTGATCCAGAAGTAAGATATTCCCAGGGAGAGCGTATTATGGCAGTTGCAAGGTACACTCTCGCAGTTGACCGCAGAGTCCGCAGGAATCAGGACGGTAATGAACAGACAGCTGATTTTATCAATTGCGTTGCATTTGACAAAGGAGGAGAGTTTGCAGAAAAATATTTTCGTCAGGGTATGAGAGTACTGATTTCCGGAAGAATCCAGACTGGGAGTTATACAAATAAGGACGGAAATAAAGTATATACAACAGATATTATTGTGGATGAACAGGAATTTACTGATAGCAAGAATGCATCTTCTGATAATTCCAGGCCAGAGCCAACTAATGTAGTAGGGGGCAGCGTTATGAATATTCCAGATGGAGTGGGTGATCCGGACTTACCTTTTATTTAG